From Drosophila nasuta strain 15112-1781.00 chromosome X, ASM2355853v1, whole genome shotgun sequence, one genomic window encodes:
- the LOC132796258 gene encoding uncharacterized protein LOC132796258: MRQNNPNQAPRRKLIPHLFTNILNVIAESDRPLTQHEIVEAVSERLERSDEELKRQITVNLHDAIIYGYLKVRNYRYSIVPSHSEPNEQREPQEQGSSTHQNVDSWQEKTI; encoded by the coding sequence ATGCGACAGAATAATCCAAATCAGGCGCCAAGGCGTAAACTTATTCCCCATCTATTCACCAACATACTGAATGTGATTGCCGAATCGGATCGGCCTTTGACCCAGCATGAGATCGTCGAGGCCGTTTCCGAGCGTCTGGAGCGCTCTGATGAGGAGCTAAAACGCCAGATAACTGTCAATCTGCACGATGCCATCATCTATGGCTATCTGAAAGTACGCAATTATCGCTACTCAATCGTCCCGAGTCATTCGGAGCCAAATGAGCAGCGTGAGCCGCAAGAGCAAGGAAGCTCAACGCATCAAAATGTGGACAGTTGGCAGGAGAAAACCATTTGA
- the LOC132796692 gene encoding general transcriptional corepressor trfA, whose amino-acid sequence MHMASGHMERNITRNAGNRHSNQQQQQQQQQHNTHTHHGLGFGHGDHNDGNGNNMSIFCRHFADYPSHGNLSVNNMRSWSSWSLQQQQPEDQQQQQQPQQLASSNIWSSAAGNFDMPSTRSHQLNVRAPSFTPASARAATNTALGLSSRRVTYQQQHQQHHQHQQQQEQHHQQQHPQIMPSQSQPQLPSQHNSRNLTERQSGRRQQLPDLFQTVLKLMRELNRSVSYPEIIGMLSNRLQRLPVELKRHIPHTLHGAVVNGYLRKDGNYYTLLSEQEQKEIMKRNQEAAKRAKELEKEPLSWRIR is encoded by the coding sequence ATGCACATGGCGTCAGGGCATATGGAACGCAACATTACTCGCAATGCTGGCAATCGTCACAgcaatcaacaacagcagcagcagcagcagcagcacaacacTCATACGCACCATGGGCTGGGCTTTGGACATGGCGACCACAatgatggcaatggcaacaacatgTCGATATTTTGCCGACACTTTGCCGATTATCCAAGCCATGGCAATTTGAGTGTGAACAATATGCGCTCCTGGTCCAGCTGGAgtctacagcaacagcagccagaggatcaacaacagcagcagcaaccacaacagttggccagcagcaacatttggTCGTCGGCAGCAGGAAATTTCGATATGCCATCGACACGATCGCATCAATTGAATGTACGAGCGCCAAGTTTTACGCCAGCTAGCGCCAGAGCTGCCACAAATACAGCTCTTGGTCTATCCTCTAGACGTGTGACctatcaacagcaacatcagcaacatcatcaacatcagcagcagcaagagcaacatcatcaacagcagcatccACAGATCATGCCAAGTCAATCGCAACCACAATTGCCATCGCAGCATAATTCGCGTAATCTGACCGAACGTCAGAGCGGACGTCGTCAACAGTTGCCGGATCTATTTCAAACGGTTTTGAAACTGATGCGTGAACTGAATCGTTCGGTTAGCTATCCCGAAATAATTGGCATGCTATCGAATCGCTTGCAACGTTTGCCGGTGGAACTGAAGCGTCACATTCCGCACACGTTGCACGGCGCCGTTGTCAATGGATATTTGCGCAAGGATGGCAACTATTATACGCTACTCTCGGAGCAGGAGCAAAAGGAGATCATGAAACGCAACCAGGAGGCGGCCAAGCGGGCCAAGGAGCTCGAAAAGGAGCCGCTCTCATGGCGCATACGCtag